The Verrucomicrobiaceae bacterium DNA window TTGCCAGATTTTTCCTCTACATCGGCGACACCAAAATAGACCAGGTGGGCTGTGGTGCCCCCAGCTTCAGCTTCGAGCATTTTCATGTCTGCGAGATCAGGTGGCTCGATCGCGCCGGTGAAGACGGCTTCTGGAAAGGCCTTCCGGCTACTGACGATCTCATTGCGGGTGACGACTTGGCGGTAGTTGGTGATCGCACTTGCCCAGGCCTGGGCATCCTTACGGATCATGGCACTGCGCCATGCATTGTAGGCATCCGCCAGTGTGGTGGCCAGCGCCGTGCTAGAGCGCTGTGCAGCAGCTTGGGTGACGAGGGCGAGCCCACAGAGGAGAAAAAGAAGTCGTTTCAACATGAGGAGGCCATCATGCGCGGGTTTTGGAGAACTCAACGACAGGTTCACCCCACGGACGAAGAACCTGCTCACCTCCGTGTGTGGGTAGAGGCTCTGTTTTTTACGGATCGAGCTGATGTTTCCTACTCACAGGATCAGCATGCAGTCACCATAGCTGAAGAAGCGGTATTTTTCGCGAATGGCCTCTTCGTAAGCTGCGCGGATGAGCTCGCGGCTGGCGAAGGCGCTGACCAGCATCATGAGACTGGATTTTGGCAGGTGAAAGTTCGTGAGGAGTGCCCCTGCGGCGCGGAATTGGAAGCCTGGGTAAATGAAAATGTCTGTGCTGCCGCGTGTAGGCACAATCTGGCCGCTATGACCACGAGCGACGGACTCCAGCGTGCGCAGCGAGGTGGTGCCAACACAGAGGACACGCTGCGCGGACTGGATGCGAGCTGCTGCTGCGGCGCTGATTTCGTACTCCTCACGGTGCATGACGTGATCGGTGACTTTTTCCGCCTTCACTGGCTGAAAGGTGCCCACTCCGACATGCAGTGTGACGAAGGCATGCGGCACAGAGGCGAGGATCTCTGGCGTGAAGTGAAGGCCGGCGGTGGGCGCAGCGATGGAGCCGTCATGATGAGAAAAGACTGTCTGGTAGCGCTCTCGGTCTGCGGGCCGGTCATCACGGCCCATGTAGTGTGGGAGCGCTAGGTGGCCATGTGCGGCCTCATCGACGATCTGATCCCACTCGATGATGCGGTCGCCGTTTTCTGGCAAAACATCGACGACGCGACCGGTGGCGGGCCCGATCTGGCAGGTGTGCCCGAGGCGGAATTTTTTACCTGGACGCACCATGCACTGCCAGCGGGTGGAGCAGAGCGCTTTGAGCCGCAGGATTTCATGCCCCTTTGCGGTAAAAAAGCGGGCGGGGACGACACGAGTGTCATTGAGCACGCAGAGATCGCCAGGACGGAGGAATTGAGCGAAGTCACTGAAGCTGCGGTGCTCCATCACCCCGCTGTCGCGGTGGAGCACGAGCATGCGTGAGGCCGAGCGATCCGCTAGCGGCTCACTGGCGATGAGCGCGGGTGGGAGATCGTAGTCAAAGTCGGCGGTGAGCATGGTGTAGGTGATTTTGTCCTTTGCAAAGCACGGCGGATTTGGCAAACAAGCAGCCTCCTATGTCCAAAAAGATCAATATCGCCGTCGTCGGCCTCGGTTTCGGGGCAGAATTCATCCCCATCTGGCAGCGTCACCCGCTGACAAACTGCTACGCCATCTGTCAGCGTGATCCGAAGAAGCTCAATGCCGTGGGAGATGCCTTCGGGGTGGATGTGCGTTACGAGGACTTTAAAAAGCTGCTGAAGGACCCCAATGTGGATGCCGTGCATATCAATTCACCGATCCCAGACCATGGCTGGATGAGCATCGAGGCGCTGAAAGCCAGCAAGCACGTGGCCTGCACAGTGCCGATGGCGACGAACATCGCTGACTGCAAAAAAATCGTCGAGCTGGTGAAGAAAACCGGCCTGAGCTACATGATGATGGAGACGGTGGTGTATGCCCGCGAGTATCTCTTCATGAAAGAGCAGCTCGATCAGGGGAAGCTGGGTAAGCTGCAATTCGTGCAAGCATCCCACCAGCAGGACATGGATGGCTGGCCGAATTACTGGCCTGGGCTGCCACCGATGTGGTATGCCACGCACTGCGTGGGACCAGTGGCTGGTTTGATCGGCAAATCGGCGGAATATGTGAGCTGCTTTGGCTCCGGCACTGTGCGCAAAGAGCTGCAAAAGTGCTATGGCAGCCCC harbors:
- a CDS encoding Gfo/Idh/MocA family oxidoreductase, producing MSKKINIAVVGLGFGAEFIPIWQRHPLTNCYAICQRDPKKLNAVGDAFGVDVRYEDFKKLLKDPNVDAVHINSPIPDHGWMSIEALKASKHVACTVPMATNIADCKKIVELVKKTGLSYMMMETVVYAREYLFMKEQLDQGKLGKLQFVQASHQQDMDGWPNYWPGLPPMWYATHCVGPVAGLIGKSAEYVSCFGSGTVRKELQKCYGSPFAVETAHIKFKGTDVNARIIRSLFDTARQYRESIDVYGDKATIEWPLIEHEPLVMHRAKLPEHKIPKLVKAPDFAKRLPKPIQRFTTKGVYDLAKQTHLSFTQGSGHGGSHPHLAHEFASALTEKRQPFPNAKQSANWTCVGLCAHESALAGGKIVKLPAFTV
- the queA gene encoding tRNA preQ1(34) S-adenosylmethionine ribosyltransferase-isomerase QueA, whose product is MLTADFDYDLPPALIASEPLADRSASRMLVLHRDSGVMEHRSFSDFAQFLRPGDLCVLNDTRVVPARFFTAKGHEILRLKALCSTRWQCMVRPGKKFRLGHTCQIGPATGRVVDVLPENGDRIIEWDQIVDEAAHGHLALPHYMGRDDRPADRERYQTVFSHHDGSIAAPTAGLHFTPEILASVPHAFVTLHVGVGTFQPVKAEKVTDHVMHREEYEISAAAAARIQSAQRVLCVGTTSLRTLESVARGHSGQIVPTRGSTDIFIYPGFQFRAAGALLTNFHLPKSSLMMLVSAFASRELIRAAYEEAIREKYRFFSYGDCMLIL